A DNA window from Pedomonas mirosovicensis contains the following coding sequences:
- a CDS encoding TadE/TadG family type IV pilus assembly protein, with amino-acid sequence MKFLRALWRDESGAYLVEFAFTFPIIAMLLLGGFDIGYQTLKRASLVGAVRDAARDAITKSAGCSTDRSQMIEEEIRRAMAPYNINGSTLTVEARSYAGEGGFGGVGKPEPLTNDLNNNGRYDPGDSYTDINGDGQWSEDRGKVGDLGGPGDVVVYTAEFQAPTLFLNLPLLGGRDWITLEASTVARNEPYKCEE; translated from the coding sequence GTGAAATTCCTTCGCGCCCTTTGGCGGGATGAGAGCGGCGCTTACCTCGTCGAGTTCGCTTTTACCTTTCCCATCATCGCCATGCTGCTGCTGGGCGGGTTTGATATCGGCTACCAGACGCTCAAGCGAGCCAGCCTCGTTGGCGCGGTGCGCGACGCGGCGCGCGATGCCATCACCAAATCGGCGGGCTGCTCGACCGATCGGTCACAGATGATCGAGGAGGAAATCCGCCGGGCCATGGCGCCATACAACATCAACGGCTCCACGCTCACGGTGGAAGCCCGCTCCTACGCCGGAGAAGGCGGCTTCGGCGGGGTCGGCAAGCCCGAGCCGCTGACCAACGACCTGAACAACAACGGCCGCTACGATCCAGGCGACTCCTACACCGATATCAACGGCGATGGCCAATGGTCGGAGGACCGCGGCAAGGTGGGCGATCTGGGCGGGCCGGGCGATGTGGTCGTCTATACCGCCGAGTTCCAGGCCCCTACCCTGTTTCTCAACCTGCCCCTGCTGGGCGGGCGGGACTGGATTACCCTGGAAGCCAGCACCGTTGCGCGCAACGAGCCCTATAAATGCGAAGAGTGA
- a CDS encoding TadE family protein, with product MIVSLRKFLRRLRRDTSGLGVIELAFVAPILMLLMTGGLELANYIMAKMKVTRVATMMADLTAQSPVGVLEGQISDLFLAANMVTDPLNILENGRVYITAVRGGGSYVGNTILWQRCDGKRTDFVSEIGSSNNKNVVLPRNITLETDAITVVAQASMAYKPLLFDALFPENTEITQVAVYMPRALSFGVITADETTPKSNCGTNVTQYNDKGYPV from the coding sequence ATGATCGTCAGCCTCCGAAAATTCCTGCGCCGCCTGCGGCGCGACACGAGTGGCCTTGGCGTCATTGAACTGGCGTTCGTCGCGCCCATTCTCATGTTGCTGATGACGGGCGGACTGGAACTCGCCAACTACATCATGGCGAAGATGAAGGTGACGCGCGTCGCCACCATGATGGCGGACTTGACGGCGCAATCCCCTGTCGGCGTGCTGGAAGGCCAGATCTCCGACCTGTTCCTCGCCGCCAACATGGTGACGGACCCGCTGAACATTCTGGAGAACGGCCGCGTCTACATAACCGCCGTGCGCGGCGGCGGCTCCTATGTGGGCAATACCATTCTCTGGCAGCGCTGCGACGGCAAGCGGACGGACTTTGTCAGCGAGATCGGCTCCTCAAACAACAAGAACGTCGTCCTGCCGCGCAACATCACACTGGAGACGGATGCCATCACGGTCGTCGCCCAGGCCAGCATGGCCTACAAGCCCTTGCTGTTCGACGCGCTGTTTCCAGAAAATACAGAAATCACCCAGGTGGCGGTTTACATGCCGCGCGCGCTCAGCTTCGGCGTCATTACGGCGGACGAGACAACGCCCAAATCCAACTGCGGCACCAACGTCACGCAGTACAACGACAAGGGTTATCCGGTCTGA